In a genomic window of Rhododendron vialii isolate Sample 1 chromosome 12a, ASM3025357v1:
- the LOC131309539 gene encoding uncharacterized protein LOC131309539, which yields MQCRSQENVKLLPVVVQEETNLNGAQDMVQFQSLLEETRNKVEIEKDIANLGSLKTSEKIIPTRKERNLEGTKKKPASPLLKKSPQISTPKLAKPTPSPTLMSALRSITKRESGLALPRNKNLSTGERKEIVPPPLHMSRSLSLANSESPPTTTGRSYYGENRG from the exons ATGCAGTGCCGATCTCAGGAGAATGTAAAACTTCTCCCTGTAGTTGTTCAAGAGGAAACTAATCTGAATGGAGCTCAGGACATGGTGCAATTTCAATCGTTATTGGAGGAGACAAGAAATAAAGTGGAAATCGAAAAGGATATTGCAAATTTGGGTTCATTGAAAACTTCTGAAAAG ATAATTCCCACCAGAAAGGAGAGGAATTTGGAAGGTACAAAGAAGAAGCCAGCATCTCCTTTACTGAAAAAGTCACCACAAATTTCCACGCCGAAATTAGCAAAACCAACACCAAGCCCCACTCTAATGTCTGCTTTGCGGTCCATAACAAAAAGGGAAAGTGGTTTAGCATTGCCAAGGAACAAGAATCTTTCTAcaggagaaagaaaggaaatcgTTCCTCCACCACTACACATGTCACGTAGTTTGAGTCTTGCAAATTCTGAATCTCCTCCCACCACGACTGGAAGATCTTACTATGGAGAAAATCGGGGATAA